One genomic window of Fusarium keratoplasticum isolate Fu6.1 chromosome 3, whole genome shotgun sequence includes the following:
- a CDS encoding Response regulatory domain-containing protein, whose amino-acid sequence MGATDIASRLRAKFTKRRHSTAGSLASSAQSFTDTTSSHGSRPFWDRDRARQGSGAEGDRSSRRAVSHSRGTASTRRGLTSTPDGSQQQDESEEVEVCPKSSNIANSIADADSSSESAVPPTLDHSTTPDTATSSALKQPASPEDHQSLGGSPLTTVASSSDQPLPRNDLQGSSHPLQPRPPRLTSPSFKPLDSSSPSSSPSRPRQASSNLGRIHEDATSASPVSPTAHPRSVPDLDLDTGAEAARHHDDEPLSPDQAAAPSSPKSAAIAPLTPALPSTFALSPGLPPTAAPSVPGSPAPRPAPPPRRQSLLSNRQTTLIKTLLHNQPSTNELVGDNSTLIPIHANMVTRKIWVKRPNASATLVTVNEDDLVDDVRDMILRKYANSLGRTFDSPDLNIRICPRDQHQERFLSPEEPMGRTLDAYYPGGQSVEEALIIDIPRRQPKASPRPAGPAYIGNFYYSEDGRPTETSEGYFPIVGAHAGAVSSPHPPAPTQSQSNTQAPHSIAVLGTGHIPPIPSPGGTRRGYPPQRPRGVRTHTSSPTILANGSSTSLAAAATVNHANHGTQHFNPRLPHSRTHSNSSDAPGMPPAAPPLPTPPAPEPTPVRSATPPPAISSPRLPNSRPKKSKKAEHPNLPPGMLNGGVPPINVLIVEDNPINLKLLEAFVKRLKVRWSSAMNGRDAVKKWRSGGFHLVLMDIQLPVMNGLDATREIRRLERVNSIGVFSSTPNSSSVPEENPDELKDQDRLENTTLFKSPVIIVALTASSLQSDRHEALAAGCNDFLTKPVNFVWLERKVMEWGCMQALIDFDGWRKWKELSQEAEKDEAAKKAAAVAAKAKSKKNRLSSSKAS is encoded by the exons ATGGGGGCTACCGACATTGCCTCGCGCCTCAGAGCCAAGTTCACAAAGCGAAGGCATTCGACTGCTGGCTCGCTGGCATCGTCAGCTCAGAGCTTCACCGACACAACTTCGTCGCACGGCAGCCGCCCTTTCTGGGATCGGGATCGAGCTCGCCAGGGGTCTGGCGCTGAAGGGGACCGCTCCTCTCGCCGGGCCGTCAGCCATTCTCGAGGTACCGCGAGCACAAGGCGTGGACTGACATCAACGCCCGATGGCTCCCAACAACAAGATGAGAgtgaagaggttgaggtttGCCCAAAAAGTTCAAATATAGCAAACTCAATCGCGGATGCGGACAGCTCCTCGGAGTCGGCGGTTCCACCGACTCTTGACCATTCCACAACGCCAGACACAGCGACCAGTTCAGCGCTGAAACAGCCGGCCTCGCCTGAAGACCAccagagcctcggcggcTCGCCGCTTACAACCGTCGCTAGCTCCAGTGACCAGCCTCTGCCGAGAAACGATCTGCAAGGTTCCTCACACCCACTGCAACCTCGTCCGCCACGCTTGACTTCCCCTTCGTTCAAGCCATTAGATTCTTCGTCgccctcatcgtcgccatctcGACCGCGTCAGGCCAGCTCGAACCTCGGCCGCATCCACGAAGACGCAACCTCCGCGTCGCCAGTGTCTCCAACGGCCCACCCAAGGTCGGTCCCTGACCTTGACTTGGACACTGGTGCTGAAGCTGCCCGACACCATGACGACGAGCCGTTGAGTCCCGATCAAGCCGCCGCACCCTCCTCTCCCAAGTCCGCCGCCATTGCGCCCCTGACGCCGGCGCTACCTTCGACTTTTGCCCTGTCCCCTGGGCTCCCCCCGACCGCGGCTCCGTCGGTACCGGGTTCGCCAGCACCACGGCCTGCCCCGCCGCCGCGACGACAGAGCTTGCTGTCCAACCGTCAAACGACCTTGATCAAGACACTCCTTCATAACCAGCCTTCGACGAATGAGCTGGTCGGTGATAATTCCACGCTCATACCTATTCACGCCAACATGGTGACCCGTAAGATCTGGGTCAAACGGCCTAATGCCTCGGCCACGCTCGTTACCGTCAACGAGGacgatctcgtcgacgatgTTCGCGACATGATTCTACGAAAATATGCAAACTCGCTCGGACGGACCTTTGATTCTCCCGATCTGAACATTCGCATCTGCCCTCGagaccaacaccaagaacgATTCCTCAGCCCTGAGGAGCCTATGGGCCGAACACTCGATGCATACTATCCTGGCGGCCAGAGCGTCGAAGAAGCACTGATTATTGACATTCCCCGGCGCCAACCCAAGGCCTCGCCTCGCCCTGCTGGGCCTGCTTATATCGGGAATTTCTATTATAGTGAAGATGGTCGGCCTACGGAGACTAGTGAGGGATACTTCCCCATTGTTGGCGCCCATGCGGGTGCCGTATCTTCACCACATCCTCCAGCGCCTACCCAGTCGCAATCTAATACACAAGCACCGCACTCTATCGCTGTGCTTGGTACCGGCCACATCCCTCCCATTCCATCCCCTGGAGGTACTAGACGCGGATATCCACCTCAGCGCCCAAGAGGGGTCCGAACTCACACATCGTCCCCGACAATTCTAGCTAATGGCTCGTCCACATCATTggccgccgctgccaccgTGAATCACGCGAATCATGGTACGCAACATTTTAACCCGAGACTACCGCACTCGCGAACTCATTCAAACTCGTCAGATGCCCCTGGCATGCCTCCAGCCGCCCCTCCTCTACCGACACCACCCGCTCCCGAGCCGACGCCAGTCCGTTCCGCAACCCCTCCGCCCGCGATCTCGTCACCTCGACTTCCGAATAGCCGTCCtaagaagagcaagaaggccgagcATCCGAACCTACCTCCGGGTATGCTCAATGGCGGGGTACCTCCCATCAATGTTCTCATTGTCGAAGACAATCCAATCAACTTGAAGCTTCTGGAGGCCTTTGTCAAGCGGCTGAAGGTGAGGTGGTCATCGGCCATGAATGGGCGAGACGCTGTCAAGAAGTGGAGAAGCGGCGGATTCCATCTGGTTTTGATGGACATTCAGCTCCCTGTCATGAACGGCCTGGATGCGACTCGGGAAATTCGACGATTGGAGCGAGTCAACTCGATCGGCGTGTTCTCTTCTACTCCTAATAGCAGTAGCGTCCCTGAGGAGAATCccgacgagctcaaggatcAGGATCGACTCGAAAATACGACTCTTTTCAAGAGCCCCGTCATTATTGTTGCTTTGACTGCTAGCTCCCTTCAAAGCGACAGACACGAGGCTTTGGCGGCCGGTTGCAACGACTTCTTGACCAAG CCTGTTAATTTCGTTTGGCTTGAGAGGAAAGTCATGGAATGGGGTTGCATGCAAGCCTTGATCGACTTTGATGGTTGGCGCAAGTGGAAGGAGCTTTCTcaagaggccgagaaggacgaagccgccaagaaggcggcagcagtagcagccaaggccaaaTCGAAAAAGAATCGGCTGTCGAGCTCTAAGGCGAGCTGA
- a CDS encoding TYR-PHOSPHATASE-2 domain-containing protein has protein sequence MSDLGPPFHHIPGLPNFRDLGGHPIPIASRPGYTIRPGVVFRSADPSGVTDEGVSHLQDLKISHVYDLRSRPEIERYSSAIREWPGAERVFVPVFMDEDYSPEAIAIRYQNYTAEGHEGFTEAYRSIWESGIGPIKTILSHLAKPDPSPLLVHCTAGKDRTGVVCAFVLSICGVDDETIAREYSLTEAGLGDFREQLLNAVMKSPELQGNPEGAKRMLGAKPENMLGALKAMREQHGSVEQYVIEKCGLSQEEVEQIRKNLIVPSTST, from the coding sequence ATGTCCGATCTCGGCCCCCCTTTCCACCACATCCCCGGCCTCCCAAACTTCCGGGACCTCGGAGGTCATCCGATCCCCATCGCCTCCCGACCGGGCTACACCATCAGGCCCGGCGTTGTCTTCCGCTCCGCTGATCCATCGGGCGTCACCGATGAGGGTGTCTCGCATCTTCAGGACCTCAAGATCTCACACGTCTATGACCTACGCTCCAGGCCTGAGATTGAGCGCTACTCCTCGGCAATTCGGGAGTGGCCCGGCGCTGAGCGCGTCTTCGTCCCCGTCTTCATGGACGAGGACTACAGCCCGGAGGCCATCGCGATACGCTATCAGAACTACACCGCCGAGGGACACGAGGGATTCACTGAAGCTTATCGGTCCATCTGGGAGTCGGGCATCGGACCTATCAAGACGATCCTCTCTCACCTAGCCAAGCCGGACCCCTCTCCGTTACTCGTCCACTGCACGGCGGGTAAAGACAGAACAGGCGTCGTGTGCGCGTTTGTCTTATCCATCTGCGGCGTCGATGACGAGACCATCGCCCGCGAGTATAGTCTCACAGAGGCCGGGCTGGGCGACTTTAGGGAACAGCTCCTCAACGCTGTGATGAAGAGCCCTGAGCTTCAAGGCAACCCGGAAGGTGCAAAGCGGATGCTCGGTGCGAAGCCAGAGAACATGCTTGGAGCACTGAAGGCCATGCGCGAACAGCATGGCTCCGTAGAACAATATGTCATTGAGAAATGTGGCCTCTCgcaggaggaggttgagcagATTAGGAAGAACTTGATCGTGCCGAGCACGAGTACGTGA
- a CDS encoding Glucosamine 6-phosphate N-acetyltransferase codes for MAQEGIFSANLLSPEVKAALPAGYTLRALRKSDFDSGFLDCLRVLTTVGEISEADFAKQYDEMAAAGSYYIIIIEDTTRAERPVVGTGALIVERKFIHNLGAVGHIEDIAVAKDQQGKKLGLRIIQALDYVAEQVGCYKSILDCSEANEGFYVKCGFRRAGLQMAHYYEGTKGSKI; via the exons ATGGCTCAAGAAGGCATCTTCAGCGCCAACCTCCTCTCCCCTgaggtcaaggctgctctGCCCGCTGGCTACACTCTGCGCGCTCTGCGAAAGTCCGACTTTGACAGTGGCTTCCTTGACTGCCTGCGCGTCTTGACCACTGTAGGCGAGATCAGCGAGGCCGACTTTGCGAAGCAGTATGACGAGATGGCCGCTGCTGGCAGCTactacatcatcatcattgaaGACACCACTCGCGCAGAGCGCCCCGTTGTCGGAACTGGCGCTCTCATCGTTGAGCGAAAATT CATCCACAACCTTGGCGCCGTCGGCCACATCGAGGATATCGCCGTCGCAAAGGACCAGcagggcaagaagctgggTCTCCGAATCATCCAAGCCCTCGACTACGTCGCTGAGCAGGTCGGTTGTTATAAGAGCATCCTCGACTGCAGTGAGGCCAACGAGGGCTTCTACGTCAAGTGCGGCTTCCGACGAGCTGGTCTCCAGATGGCCCACTACTACGAGGGCACCAAGG GAAGTAAAATATAA
- a CDS encoding Lipase-3 domain-containing protein, whose translation MDSQSIMSDAEAVPPPQPGRTLLPSPVAQAVSLATRSTCLAIRLSSTAGSYGLGAAKVTTLSSLELARSMVETVLGRAGRETLARSQSDLAAAEAESIIERSLENLHHAMSQAVFWTSAGFHLTSTTFSMASGVSQLILSSLDQLFGSTDSSRAIASIITLIRREFTDTSIGVEGETVGVMDLVLGLCALAYLQRWCWKMVDEDKRRQECEEVIWDVVVLNDGERIDIQDHVPRSPLRPKSTTPPSRGNSPSMLRREVVEVPQSAPADDEEAVVCRLKDEMVKLLPADTSVTISNSVTSTQTITIDVNGPNPFPLPTLPGAEIIETNASRPQGGSRLSQLSDGPAEASSYRVVYKLERSRTGDTSFKSCEEPPSSPPVIELPDDTPQEEVPPNPPPKPAKKTRSPGTKSPPQRCSRVAKALNEQSSRSSSQATVRPRSTAAARDEKGRLSRANSPATPPTSPTEPQKPSSSQREANQKRPRAPINAANTRNKPNGSRETLATSRKVLPKRKSDSSTSSSQTSEKKSGLRQVLREGSQSLSNIWHKDTPSNDSKPRPRSRASTITKPNNIKSITSPPSSVEQRRIEKAEMIPRNSSRASYVSVHERRRDSMISQTDTYSIQSTNPGSNHSPSVSLSGITFDSSWAKSSQQAGLLEPPQFSHHRVLRKAPSLYSLASNDSQSSLVLSYYYQKSAYTATDALGGLRRDGMVDGTFPQAHVLRNITRYMRFSSASYGSAFLKFMGISKEMPLLRAWDSTHADVRHFVHHTESDTHSILLASFVDSQGGTDSSGSTGTGVPLVHYISLDHDAKAVVLACRGTLGFEDVLADMTCDYDVLTWRGRGHKVHKGVHASARRLLYGGDRRVLLTLREALLEFPDYGLVLCGHSLGGAVTALLGVMLSEPNPAGTGFVTATDAPDRSVGDQKSDGLLPIHSTLPPRRPIHVYAYGPPGTMSASLRKRTRGLITTIVHGNDIVPYLSLGALHDFQAVALAFKNDQQQAKAEIRQRIWQAFQTGIADKWYGGLPSVPSGDTSKWGYSVLQGLRAGMTNRKLVPPGEVFTIESQRVLRRDAFLLLEEDNIGKPAQRIVLKYVKDVEARFREMRFGTSMLVDHNPAKYEEALNKLRLGIAE comes from the coding sequence ATGGACAGCCAGAGCATCATGTCCGACGCCGAGGCTGTACCTCCACCGCAGCCGGGCCGCACTCTGCTGCCCTCGCCGGTTGCTCAAGCTGTCAGTCTCGCAACGCGTTCGACATGCTTAGCCATTCGACTCAGTTCGACCGCTGGCTCTTACGGTCTCGGTGCCGCAAAGGTCACTACCCTATCGTCCCTGGAACTCGCTCGCAGCATGGTCGAGACCGTGCTGGGCCGTGCTGGAAGAGAAACCCTTGCGCGATCCCAAAGCGacttggctgctgctgaagccgAGTCCATCATTGAGCGAAGTCTCGAGAACCTTCACCATGCCATGTCACAGGCCGTCTTCTGGACGAGCGCTGGCTTCCACCTGACAAGCACAACATTTTCCATGGCTTCCGGGGTCTCGCAACTAATCTTGTCATCACTTGATCAATTATTTGGGTCTACTGATTCGTCTCGAGCCATTGccagcatcatcaccttGATCCGACGCGAGTTCACAGATACCTCTAttggagttgaaggagagACCGTTGGTGTCATGGACCTAGTCCTTGGCTTGTGCGCATTGGCATACCTACAACGATGGTGCTGGAAGATGGTTGATGAGGACAAGCGTCGGCAAGAGTGCGAAGAGGTCATTTGGGATGTTGTTGTCCTCAACGATGGCGAAAGGATCGATATCCAAGACCATGTTCCTCGAAGCCCTCTCCGACCAAAGTCCACAACGCCGCCTTCACGAGGTAACAGTCCTAGCATGTTGCGAAGGGAGGTGGTAGAAGTACCCCAGTCAGCCCCAGCCGACGACGAAGAAGCAGTGGTATGCCGACTCAAGGATGAAATGGTTAAGCTGCTCCCAGCCGACACCTCCGTTACCATCTCGAATTCCGTCACTTCAACACAGACAATCACAATCGATGTCAATGGACCCAACCCCTTCCCCCTACCTACACTACCTGGCGCAGAGATCATCGAGACCAATGCATCACGTCCCCAGGGGGGCAGTCGCCTCAGTCAACTATCGGATGGGCCAGCTGAAGCCTCAAGTTACCGTGTCGTCTACAAACTTGAAAGGTCTAGGACCGGAGACACCTCGTTCAAGAGCTGTGAAGAGCCTCCAAGCTCTCCACCTGTAATCGAGTTACCGGATGACACccctcaagaagaagtacCGCCAAACCCACCACCAAAgccggccaagaagacaagGTCACCTGGAACCAAGTCTCCCCCGCAACGATGCTCAAGGGtcgccaaggccctcaaTGAGCAATCGTCTCGAAGCTCCTCGCAAGCAACCGTTAGACCTCGAAGCACCGCAGCTGCTCGAGATGAAAAGGGGAGACTATCACGGGCGAATTCTCCTGCGACGCCACCAACTTCACCAACAGAACCCCAGAAACCCTCCAGTTCGCAACGCGAGGCAAACCAGAAGAGACCTCGGGCACCCATCAATGCAGCTAACACCCGCAATAAACCCAACGGTTCCCGAGAGACGCTTGCAACATCCAGGAAAGTTCTGCCCAAGAGGAAGTCTGACTCGTCGACCAGTAGTAGCCAGACATCGGAGAAGAAAAGTGGTCTGAGACAAGTGCTTCGAGAAGGAAGTCAATCACTATCCAACATTTGGCACAAGGACACTCCTTCAAACGACAGCAAACCAAGACCTCGATCAAGAGCTTCGACTATCACAAAGCCCAACAACATCAAGTCGATCACCAGCCCTCCCTCCTCGGTAGAGCAGCGGCGCATTGAAAAGGCAGAGATGATCCCGCGGAACTCTTCTCGTGCAAGCTATGTGTCCGTCCACGAGCGTCGACGCGACTCCATGATCTCTCAAACAGACACATACTCCATCCAATCAACCAACCCAGGTTCAAATCATTCGCCAAGTGTGTCTTTGAGTGGAATTACGTTTGACTCTTCCTGGGCAAAGAGCTCTCAGCAAGCCGGTCTTCTTGAACCACCTCAGTTCAGTCACCATCGAGTGCTTCGGAAAGCCCCAAGCCTGTATAGCCTGGCTTCGAATGACTCTCAGTCATCTTTGGTTCTGTCCTACTACTATCAAAAGAGCGCCTACACGGCGACGGATGCGTTGGGCGGCCTTCGGCGCGATGGCATGGTCGACGGCACATTCCCTCAAGCCCATGTTCTTCGCAACATCACGAGATACATGCGGttctcatctgcttcttATGGTTCTGCATTCTTGAAGTTTATGGGAATATCCAAAGAAATGCCTCTCCTGAGAGCTTGGGATAGCACCCACGCAGATGTCCGACACTTTGTCCATCATACCGAGTCGGATACCCACAGTATCCTCCTAGCCTCGTTTGTCGACTCTCAGGGTGGAACAGACTCAAGCGGCTCAACCGGGACAGGCGTGCCCCTCGTGCATTACATCTCTTTGGACCACGATGCCAAGGCAGTCGTCCTTGCTTGTCGTGGAACCCTAGGGTTTGAGGATGTCTTGGCTGACATGACCTGTGATTACGATGTTCTCACCTGGCGCGGACGAGGTCACAAGGTACACAAGGGCGTTCATGCCTCCGCTCGCCGCTTGCTCTATGGAGGCGACAGACGTGTTTTGCTTACCCTTCGGGAGGCATTGCTCGAGTTCCCAGATTATGGGCTTGTGCTTTGCGGGCACTCACTGGGAGGCGCAGTAACAGCATTGCTTGGAGTTATGCTCTCGGAGCCTAATCCCGCTGGCACTGGCTTCGTGACTGCGACTGATGCCCCCGACAGATCAGTTGGTGATCAAAAGTCTGATGGTCTCCTCCCCATTCACTCTACTCTGCCACCGAGGCGCCCAATTCATGTCTACGCATATGGGCCTCCTGGCACAATGTCAGCCTCTCTTCGCAAACGTACCCGTGGCCTCATCACTACTATCGTCCATGGAAATGACATTGTACCTTATCTGTCGCTTGGTGCGCTACACGACTTCCAGGCAGTTGCACTTGCTTTCAAGAATGACCAACAacaggccaaggccgagattcGCCAGCGAATATGGCAGGCCTTCCAAACAGGGATAGCAGACAAGTGGTACGGCGGGCTTCCTTCTGTTCCCTCAGGGGATACGTCTAAATGGGGGTATTCTGTCTTGCAAGGCCTGAGAGCAGGCATGACGAACCGAAAGCTGGTGCCACCAGGAGAAGTGTTCACTATCGAGAGCCAACGGGTTTTGAGACGCGATGCCTTCCTTCTCCTAGAGGAAGACAATATTGGCAAGCCGGCACAGAGGATTGTGCTTAAGTACGTCAAGGACGTCGAGGCGCGATTCAGGGAGATGAGGTTTGGGACGAGCATGCTGGTTGATCACAACCCAGCCAAGTATGAGGAGGCTTTGAACAAGCTTCGCCTCGGAATTGCAGAGTAA
- a CDS encoding D-galacturonate reductase, protein MMGTRFIAARVPASVGAPFLPLLLTRSLPSSSSFVFRQPPLSSTRFKIHTMAPTSFKLNNGQEIPAVGLGTWQSAPGQVEAAVTFALKDGYKMIDCAYCYGNEEEVGAGLKAAFDAGVKREDIFIVTKVWATYNTRCELALDKSLKALGLDYVDLFLVHWPLLLNPEGNHDKFPTKEDGSRDVIRSYNHVDGWKQMEKLPATGKTKGVGVCNYSKRYLEELLPHATIIPAVNQIENHPSLPQQEIVDFCKEKGIHIEAYSPLGSTGGPVMTAEPVVKIAEKKGVSASTVLLSYHVARGSTVLAKSVTPERISANKTIVDLDADDMKLLNDYSDELTKKGELKRYVYPPFGVDFGFPDKS, encoded by the exons ATGATGGGGACGCGATTTATAGCCGCAAGGGTGCCCGCTTCTGTGGGAGCTCCTTTTCTCCCTCTGCTCCTGACTcgatctcttccttcttcatcatccttcgTCTTTAGACAACCCCCACTCTCTTCCACCCGCTTCAAGATTCACACAATGGCTCCCACCagcttcaagctcaacaacGGCCAGGAGATTCCTGCCGTCGGTCTCG GCACCTGGCAGTCCGCCCCCGGTCAGGTCGAGGCCGCTGTCACCTTCGCTCTCAAGGATGGCTACAAGATGATCGACTGCGCCTACTGCTACggcaacgaggaggaggttggcgCGGGCCTCAAGGCTGCTTTCGACGCTGGCGTCAAGCGCGAGGACATCTTTATCGTGACCAAGGTCTGGGCTACTTACAACACCCGCTGCGAGCTGGCTCTCGACAAGTCCTTGAAGGCTCTCGGTCTCGACTACGTTGATCTCTTCCTGGTG CACTggcctcttctcctcaaccctGAGGGTAACCATGACAAGTTCCCCACCAAGGAGGACGGTTCCCGAGATGTTATCCGATCTTACAACCACGTCGATGGCTGGAAgcagatggagaagctgcCCGCAACCGGCAAGACCAAGGGCGTCGGTGTCTGCAAC TACAGCAAGCGATacctcgaggagcttctgCCtcatgccaccatcatcccCGCCGTCAACCAGATCGAGAACCACCCTAGCCTTCCCCAGCAGGAAATTGTCGACTTctgcaaggagaagggcatccACATCGAGGCCTACAGCCCTCTCGGCAGCACTGGCGGTCCCGTCATGACCGCTGAGCCCGTTGTCAAGAttgccgagaagaagggtgTCTCTGCCTCTACCGTCCTCCTCAGCTACCACG TCGCCCGTGGCAGCACTGTCCTCGCCAAGTCCGTCACCCCCGAGCGCATCTCCGCCAACAAGACcatcgtcgacctcgacgccgacgacatgaagctcctcaacgacTACTCGGACGAACTCACAAAGAAGGGTGAGCTGAAGCGATACGTCTACCCTCCCTTCGGTGTCGACTTTGGCTTCCCCGACAAGTCGTGA
- a CDS encoding T-SNARE coiled-coil-like proteiny domain-containing protein: protein MAVASIQDRTSEFKSVLAQAQRKQATSKVSSQRRSLLTDAQKNAANGNADGRPRRSDFARKAAEIGRGISATMGKLEKLAQLAKRRTLFDDRPVEINELTFVIKQDLSSLNQQIGALQTLSKSQHPKADQEGEHNKNVVYLLQGKLTDVSVNFKDVLEERTKNIQASRSRTENFISSVSQHAQPSIQQSASPLYGTPARNSPAPGQDTLSLNPVGDQQLLMMEEAQPTNTYIQQRGEAIEAIEKTISELGSIFGQLATMVSEQSEMIQRIDANTEDVVDNVEGAQRELLKYWSRVSSNRWLIAKMFGVLMVFFLLWVLVSG from the exons ATGGCTGTCGCATCTATCCAAGACCGAACCTCCGAGTTCAAGTCGGTGCTTGCCCAGGCGCAGCGCAAGCAGGCCACCTCCAAAGTCAGCTCTCAGCGCCGGTCTTTGCTGACCGACGCGCAAAAGAATGCCGCCAACGGCAATGCTGACGGCCGGCCGAGGCGATCTGACTTTGCCAGAAAGGCAGCCGAGATTGGTCGTGGCATCTCGGCGACTATGGGCAAGCTGGAAAAGCTAGCACAAT TGGCGAAGCGACGTACCCTGTTCGACGACCGGCCAGTCGAGATCAACGAACTCACATTCGTTATCAAGCAAGATCTGTCATCTCTCAACCAGCAGATCGGTGCCCTACAGACACTCTCCAAGAGTCAGCACCCGAAGGCCGACCAGGAGGGCGAGCACAACAAGAACGTCGTATATCTGCTGCAAGGCAAACTGACTGATGTCTCGGTCAACTTCAAAGATGTCCTGGAGGAGAGAACCAAGAATATCCAGGCTTCGCGATCAAGAACGGAAAACTTCATCTCGTCAGTGTCGCAGCATGCGCAACCATCTATCCAACAGTCCGCCTCGCCGCTCTACGGAACACCCGCCCGTAACTcgccagctccaggccaagacACGCTCTCCCTTAACCCCGTGGGCGACCAACaattgttgatgatggaggaggccCAACCGACCAACACATACATCCAACAACGAGGAGAGGCAATCGAAGCGATCGAGAAGACGATTAGCGAACTAGGCAGCATCTTTGGACAACTGGCGACCATGGTATCGGAGCAGAGCGAGATGATCCAGCGCATCGATGCCAACACGGAGGATGTGGTGGACAACGTTGAGGGAGCGCAACGAGAGCTTCTCAAGTACTGGTCTCGAGTATCAAGCAACAGATGGCTTATTGCCAAGATGTTTGGAGTGCTGATGGTATTCTTTTT GCTTTGGGTTCTTGTGTCGGGCTAG